From the genome of Methylocystis echinoides:
AGGCGTCAAGGCGCAACCGCTGCGAGACGCCTTGGCCCAGGGCGCGCCAGGCCTGATGGCGCTGATCGCCAGCGCCGACGTGCAGGCCGACGACGCCATGGTCGCGCTCAACGCGGCGCTGATGCAGGACGGCGTCGTCCTGCGCATTCCGGCCGGCGTAACGGTGGCGAAGCCGATCGAATTGACGAATCTGGTCTCGGGCGAGACGGCGCAATCGAGCTTCTCGCGTTCGCTCATCATCGTCGGCAAGGACGCCAAAGCGACCATCGTCGAGAGCGCCGGCGCGCTTGGCCCCGGGCCCGCGCAGGACAATCAGGCGCTGATCCTGCGCCTTGCGTTGGGGGCCACGGTCGATCTCGTCACGCATGCGACCGGAAAGAGCGACGCGCTCGTTCGGGTGATGAGCCTGATCGCCCATCTCGACGCGGGCGCGACGCTCGCCTCCTATGCGCTTCTCGAAGGCGCGGGCCTGTTGCGACGGCAGATTTTCGCGCGGCTCGACGGCGAGCAGGCGAAGGTCTCCCTCAACGGCGCGACGCTGGCGCGCGGGCGCCAGCATGTCGACACGACGCTCGTCGTCGATCACGCGCTGCCCCATGGCGCGAGCCGCGAGCGGTTTCGCTACATCCTCGACGAACAGGGAACGGGCGTCTTCCAGGGTAAGGTCGTCGTGCGGCCGCATGCGCAAAAGACCGACGGCGCCATGCAGTCGAAGGCGCTGCTCCTGACCGACGGCGCCACGATGAACAACAAGCCGGAGCTCGAAATCTTCGCCGACGACGTGCAGTGCGGCCATGGCGCGACCTGCGGCCGGCTCGACCGCGACCAGCTGTTCTATCTCATGGCGCGCGGCGTGCCCCGTCGCGAGGCGGAGTCGCTGTTGATCGAGGGCTTCGCCAATGAAGCCTTCTCCGGGCTCGAAAATCTCGCGCTGCTCGAATTCCTCTCGGCGCGCGTGTCGGCCTGGCTTGCCGGGAGATCGGCATGAACGAGAACGCGCCCTTCAAGGTCTATGACGTCGAGGCGATCCGCGCGGATTTCCCGATCCTCGCCGAGCGTCCCTACGGGAAGCCGCTGGCCTATCTCGACAACGCCGCCTCGGCGCAGAAGCCGCGCGCGGTGATCGAGCGGCTGACGCATTTCTACGAGCACGAATACGCCAACGTGCATCGCGGCCTGCATTATCTCGCCAACGCCGCGACCGAGGGCTATGAGGGCGCGCGCGAGACGGTGCGGCGCTTCCTCAACGCCGAGTCCACGGACGAAATCATCTTCACCCGAGGCGCGACGGAGGCGCTGAATCTCGTCGCGGCTTCCTACGGCCTGGCGCATATCGGCGAAGGCGACGAGATCATTCTCTCGCTGATGGAGCATCATTCCAACATCGTCCCCTGGCATTTCCTGCGCGAGCGCAAGGGCGCCGTGATCAAATGGATCGAACCGGACGACGACGGCGTGATCGATCTCGCCGCCTTCGAGAAGATGTTCACCGAGCGCACCAAGATCGTTTCGGTGACGCATATGTCCAATGTGTTGGCGACGCCGACGCCGATCGCCCAGATCGCCCGCATCGCCCATGCGCACGGCGTCCCTATCTGCGTGGACGGTTCGCAAGGGGCCGTGCATCTCGACGTCGACGTGCAGGCGCTCGACGTGGATTTTTATATCCTCACCGGCCACAAGCTCTACGGGCCGACGGGGATCGGCGCCCTTTACGGCAAGAGGAAATGGCTCGAGAATTTGCCTCCCTACGCTGGCGGCGGCGAGATGATCGAGACGGTCACCCGCGAGACGGTGACTTATAACGCGCCGCCGCACCGCTTCGAAGCTGGCACGCCGCCGATCGCGCAGGCGGTCGGACTCGCTGCGGCGCTCGACTATGTCGAGAAGATCGGCAAGAGCGCCATCCGCGCTCATGAGGCGCAGCTCACCGCTTATGCACAAAGCCGCCTCGGCGAGATCGACGGACTGCGCATTTTTGGCGCCGCGCCGGACAAGGGGCCGATCGTGGCCTTCGAGATGGCTTCCGCCCATGCCCATGATATTGCGACGATTATCGATCGATCCGGCGTCGCCGTGCGGGCCGGAACGCATTGCGCCATGCCGCTGTTGACGCATTACGGCGTCACGTCGACATGCCGCGCCTCCTTCGCGCTCTACAACACGCGCGAGGAGATCGACCGGTTGGCAGAGGCTTTGCTAAAAGCTCAAAAACTTTTCGCGTGAGGAGGTTCTCTTGCTGATGAGCGAAGCTCTCAACACCAGCGGGACGCAAAGCGCGGCGGAGACCAGCGACGCCGCCGAGGCCATGGAGAACGAGCGCCTGACCAATGACGTCATCAAGGCGCTCAAGACCGTGTACGATCCCGAAATCCCCGCCGACATTTATGAGCTCGGCCTGGTTTACCGCGTCGACATTTCGGAGGACGGCGTTGTCGAGATCGACATGACGCTGACGGCGCCGGGGTGTCCCGTCGCCGGCGAAATGCCCATATGGGTGAAGAACGCGGTGAGCGCCGTGCCGGGCGTCAGCGACGTCAAGGTCAACATGGTGTTCAATCCGCCATGGGACCAAAGCCGGATGTCGGACGAGGCGCGAGTGGCGCTCGACATGTGGTGAGAGGAGGGCGCCATGCAGCGCGTCCCGCAGACAAGGCCCAAAGTTCTGGAGACGGCGCTTTACGTCGACGATCTCGCCCGCGCCGGGCGCTTCTACGGCGAGGCGCTCGGGCTCGAGCCCATGACGCAGGACAGCCGCATGTGGGCGCTCGACTGCGGACCGGCGAGCGTGCTGCTGCTCTTCCGTCGCGGCGGAACGCTGGAGGCGGTGGAGCTTCCCGGCGGGCGCATCCCGCCACATGACGGGAGCGGGCCGCTGCATCTCGCCTTTTCGGTGGAGGCGGCGGATTTGCCCGGGTGGGAAGCGCGACTGGCCGAATGCGGCGTCGAGATAGAAGCGCGGATGAAATGGCCGCGCGGCGGCGAGAGCCTGTATTTCCGCGACCCAGACGGCCATCTGGTCGAACTGGCGACCCCAGGGCTCTGGGCGAATTATTGAGAGAAGGAAGAAAACTGAAATGGCCCTGCCAAAACTGGATGTCATGACAGTCAGTCCCGCCGCCGCCGAGCGCGTGCGCGGTCTTCTGGCCAACGCCGAACCGGGCGCCGGGCTGCGCATTTCAGTCGAAAAGGGCGGCTGCGCGGGGATGTCCTACAAGATGGACCTCGCCGAGCCGCAAAAGGGAGACGAAGTCATCGAATTCGAGGGAGGCCGCGTAATCGTCGACGGCGCTGCGGTGCTGTATTTGCTGGGCACGCGCATGGACGTGAAGACCACGCAATTTTCCTCTACCTTCGTCTTCGAAAATCCAAATCAGACGTCTGCCTGCGGCTGCGGGGAAAGCGTTGAGCTGAAAGCGGCTGACCCAGCCGCTCTGGGCGCCGCCTAGCGCCTCTCGCCGCAATCGTCGAAGGCGAGAACAGGGCGTTAACCCTGCCGCCGCGTTGTCGGCCGGGCGGTCGAGTAAATAGCATTTTTTTCAGTAACCAACGGCAAAGCTCCCGCCATGCGTTTATGCGTGGAGCCGCCAATGTCTTTCAGCAAACCGCCTGCCGTCGCGTCGAGCCTTGCTCTCCTCGCCGCTCTCGCCGCATTTGCGGCGGCGGGGCAGGCGCGGGAGGCCAACGACCTCGTTTTTGTCATGCCGCCGTTGAAGCCGCTGACCGGCGCCGCCGCGCCGATGAAAAAGCCGGCCCTGGCGAACAAAGGCGCGTCGCCCGCCGTCGAGGCGGGGCCGACGGTTCCGCCCGCGGCGGTTGCGGATCAGCCGACGTCCGCCGCTGCGAATCCGGCGGAGCCACAGCCGCCGCAGCCGCAGACTGTCGCGGCGGGAGGGTCGCACCCATCTGCGCCGTCGCCCGTCGCACTCGCCGCAAAGGGTCCCGAGGCGTCGACCAGCGGCCCCGCATCCGGCGACCTGCCGACTGTGGCGCTCAATGCTCGAATCGCCGTCCAGGAGCCGAATGCGCCGGCGCGCACGCTCAGTTTGTCGGCGGGGCTGCAAAGCGGCGACGCGCCGTCTCTGGTTCCGCTGCTCGACCCCGTCGCCGATGCGGCGCCTCCCGCCGCCGAACCTGCGCGCGAGACGGCCGCTGCGGCCGAACCGGCCGCCGAGTCGCCCGCCGATGCGCGTATCACTGCGATTCTCGCCGAGGGCCTCGTCGGCCCGGTTGAGGCGCGGATCGCCGACCGCGCGACGCTGTGGCTGCCGGCGGGCCGGATTTTCATCCCGCTGGACGCCGCCCGCAAGCTCGCGGCGGAGGTCGGCCTCGACTGGCGCGGCGGCATGCAGGGGATTGTCGCCCCGGCCAGCGGCGCGCTCGACTGGTTGGCCCCGGTCGAACTTCTCGATGATGGCCATATCGAGATTGGGGACCCCGGGTCGCTCGACCCGGAGAGGGCGCTCGCGGCCTTCAGAGAGAGCCTGCCGGCAGTAAACGCCAAACGCGCCGCCACAGGGCAGCCCGCCGTGACGCTCGAGGGCTGGCTCGAGCCGCCGGCCCTCGACGCGAAGCGCCGCCTTTCCGCCTGCGTGGCGGTCGCGGCCGAGGGGCCGAACGCGCCCAACCGGTTCTTCCATTGCGAGGCCTGGGCGTTGGGGCGCTCAGGGGCCATCAAGATCGGACTGGTCGAGGGGGCGGGGAAGGCGGAGCGTCTCAAGAACGAAATCAGGGCGTTGGCCGGCACGATCGTCTTCAATCACGGCAACAGCTACGACGATTTCGACGCTGCGGCCGATAAGGTCGCGCCGTATCGCGCCGCCGATCTGCTCATTCACGACGTCAGCGCCAGGACGCCCGAGCCGGCGGAGCCGGCGGCTGCGGCGAACGAGACGTCGTTCTTCGACCAGTTCGTCACGATCTATTTGCCGCTCATGGGCCTCGGGGCGCTGCTTCTCTATATGCGCGCGAAACGCTCGCGCCAAGGTCAACCCTCCGACCCCGCGACCGAACGCTCGCAAGAGGTCAAGAGCGCGCCTCCCTCGGCCGCGCCTGCGTCGCTTGTCGCCCGCCTGCTGCCGACGCTGCATGCGCGGCTTGCGCGCAGAATTGCGCGCCCGTCCGCCGCCACGCCAGCGCAGCAGGAAGACGCATCGACTGTCGCCGCCCTGGCGGCGGAAGTTTCCGGCCTGCAAACGCGGAGCCAGGGCGCGGCCGACGGCGCAAAGGAGCCGGTTTCCGTGCTTCGGAAATTCGCCCTCCGCATGCGCCGACCGCAAGAACCGCCGCCGCCCGCCGTTGACCCGGCGCGGGCCTTGCGGCGGCGACGAATGGGCGGGGCCGCGCCGGCGCTCGCTGAAGACTTCGATCTGAACGCTGTGATCCTCGACAGCAACGAGGGAGACGCGGCCGACGCGACGCCGCAGGGCGCCGGCGAAGCGGAGATGACGACGCCGTTCTCGTCGCAGGCGGCCCGCGACGCGGACGACTTCTCGACCACGTCTCGCGCGCCCGCGTCGCCGACGGTCGACCAGGAAGATTTCAGCCTGATCGAGCCGGGCGACGCCGCCGCCTCTGCGGCCATCGCCGCCGCCCGCGCCCGGCGGGCCATGGCGTAAATCAAGCCCATGGCGCTTCCGACGTGACGCCGCTGCGGAGGGGGGCCTCGCTCGGGAGGCTTTCCCTCGCTTTATCAGAGCGTTGCGCTTCAATCTGAGGCGGCGGCGAAGGAGGCGGGGCCGGCGGGAGGAACGGCCCCGGACCGCGCCCGCAAGAGTCCGTCTATCTCCCCACGAGCGGCGTCCCGAGAGAAAGCGCGGGCACAGATCGGCGCCCAAAGCTCCGCTTTGATTACCCTTTTCCTAACTTATTGCTTTTATTTGCTGTTCTTTCCTCTCAGAAACTGGCGCGGGCGCCGAGAATCGCCTATAGGATCGAGAGGCTGAAATTCACTCGGATTGGCGCGCCCTTGGCCGACGACGACACGAAAAAAGACGGTTCCGACAAGCCCGGTTCAGACATCAGGCCCGTATCCATCGCCGACGAGATGAAGCGCAGCTATCTCGATTACGCGATGAGCGTGATCGTGAGCCGCGCGTTGCCGGACGTGCGCGACGGCCTCAAGCCCGTGCATCGGCGCATTTTGTTCTCGATGCATGAAAACGGCATTACGCCGGACAAGCCCTATGTGAAGTCCGCGCGCGTCGTCGGCGACGTCATGGGTAAATATCACCCGCATGGCGACGCCGCGATCTATGACGCTTTGGTGCGCATGGCGCAGCCCTTTTCGATGCGGCTCATGCTCGTCGACGGGCAGGGCAATTTCGGCTCGGTCGACAACGATCCGCCGGCGGCCATGCGCTACACCGAGTCGCGTCTCGCCAAGCCCGCTCTCGCGCTGCTCGAGGACATCGACGAAGGCACGGTCGACTTCCAGCCCAATTATGACGGCAAGGAGCGTGAGCCGACGGTCCTGCCGGCGCGTTTCCCCAATCTTCTGGTCAACGGCGCGGGCGGCATCGCCGTCGGCATGGCGACGAATATCCCGCCGCATAACTTGGGCGAAGTCATCGACGCGGCGATCGCCTTGATCGACCGTCCCGACATGACGGTCGCGGAGCTCATGGAGATCGTGCCGGGGCCAGACTTCCCGACGGCGGCGACGATCCTCGGCCGCGGCGGCATCCGCAACGCCTACGCCACGGGCCGCGGCTCGATCATCATGCGCGCCAAGGCGGACATCGAAACGCTGCGCAAAGAGCGCGAAGCGATCATTTTCACGGAAATTCCTTATCAGGTGAACAAGGCGGCGCTCATCGAGCGCATTGCCGAGCTCGTCAAGGAAAAGAAGATCGAGGGCATCTCGGATCTGCGCGACGAGTCCGACCGCGACGGCATGCGCATCGTCGTCGAGTTGAAGCGCGAGGCGGTCGCCGACGTGGTCTTGAACCAGCTCTGGCGCCACACCGCGCTGCAGTCGAGCTTCGCGGTCAATATGATCGCGCTCAACGGCGGGCGCCCGGAGTTGCTCACGCTCACCGACGTGCTGCGCGCTTTCATCGACTTCCGCGAGACGGTCGTC
Proteins encoded in this window:
- the sufD gene encoding Fe-S cluster assembly protein SufD, with the protein product MIKLATETDAAFASLFEEMKAKGASAFREAAWESFSRMGLPNRRVESWHYTDLKAALAKPAPIAPGVGGAPPIARTQDTIRLVTLDGAFRPDLSDLAGLPQGVKAQPLRDALAQGAPGLMALIASADVQADDAMVALNAALMQDGVVLRIPAGVTVAKPIELTNLVSGETAQSSFSRSLIIVGKDAKATIVESAGALGPGPAQDNQALILRLALGATVDLVTHATGKSDALVRVMSLIAHLDAGATLASYALLEGAGLLRRQIFARLDGEQAKVSLNGATLARGRQHVDTTLVVDHALPHGASRERFRYILDEQGTGVFQGKVVVRPHAQKTDGAMQSKALLLTDGATMNNKPELEIFADDVQCGHGATCGRLDRDQLFYLMARGVPRREAESLLIEGFANEAFSGLENLALLEFLSARVSAWLAGRSA
- a CDS encoding SUF system Fe-S cluster assembly protein: MENERLTNDVIKALKTVYDPEIPADIYELGLVYRVDISEDGVVEIDMTLTAPGCPVAGEMPIWVKNAVSAVPGVSDVKVNMVFNPPWDQSRMSDEARVALDMW
- a CDS encoding iron-sulfur cluster assembly accessory protein, with amino-acid sequence MALPKLDVMTVSPAAAERVRGLLANAEPGAGLRISVEKGGCAGMSYKMDLAEPQKGDEVIEFEGGRVIVDGAAVLYLLGTRMDVKTTQFSSTFVFENPNQTSACGCGESVELKAADPAALGAA
- a CDS encoding VOC family protein gives rise to the protein MQRVPQTRPKVLETALYVDDLARAGRFYGEALGLEPMTQDSRMWALDCGPASVLLLFRRGGTLEAVELPGGRIPPHDGSGPLHLAFSVEAADLPGWEARLAECGVEIEARMKWPRGGESLYFRDPDGHLVELATPGLWANY
- a CDS encoding cysteine desulfurase, yielding MNENAPFKVYDVEAIRADFPILAERPYGKPLAYLDNAASAQKPRAVIERLTHFYEHEYANVHRGLHYLANAATEGYEGARETVRRFLNAESTDEIIFTRGATEALNLVAASYGLAHIGEGDEIILSLMEHHSNIVPWHFLRERKGAVIKWIEPDDDGVIDLAAFEKMFTERTKIVSVTHMSNVLATPTPIAQIARIAHAHGVPICVDGSQGAVHLDVDVQALDVDFYILTGHKLYGPTGIGALYGKRKWLENLPPYAGGGEMIETVTRETVTYNAPPHRFEAGTPPIAQAVGLAAALDYVEKIGKSAIRAHEAQLTAYAQSRLGEIDGLRIFGAAPDKGPIVAFEMASAHAHDIATIIDRSGVAVRAGTHCAMPLLTHYGVTSTCRASFALYNTREEIDRLAEALLKAQKLFA
- a CDS encoding DUF2167 domain-containing protein — translated: MSFSKPPAVASSLALLAALAAFAAAGQAREANDLVFVMPPLKPLTGAAAPMKKPALANKGASPAVEAGPTVPPAAVADQPTSAAANPAEPQPPQPQTVAAGGSHPSAPSPVALAAKGPEASTSGPASGDLPTVALNARIAVQEPNAPARTLSLSAGLQSGDAPSLVPLLDPVADAAPPAAEPARETAAAAEPAAESPADARITAILAEGLVGPVEARIADRATLWLPAGRIFIPLDAARKLAAEVGLDWRGGMQGIVAPASGALDWLAPVELLDDGHIEIGDPGSLDPERALAAFRESLPAVNAKRAATGQPAVTLEGWLEPPALDAKRRLSACVAVAAEGPNAPNRFFHCEAWALGRSGAIKIGLVEGAGKAERLKNEIRALAGTIVFNHGNSYDDFDAAADKVAPYRAADLLIHDVSARTPEPAEPAAAANETSFFDQFVTIYLPLMGLGALLLYMRAKRSRQGQPSDPATERSQEVKSAPPSAAPASLVARLLPTLHARLARRIARPSAATPAQQEDASTVAALAAEVSGLQTRSQGAADGAKEPVSVLRKFALRMRRPQEPPPPAVDPARALRRRRMGGAAPALAEDFDLNAVILDSNEGDAADATPQGAGEAEMTTPFSSQAARDADDFSTTSRAPASPTVDQEDFSLIEPGDAAASAAIAAARARRAMA